In a genomic window of Sarcophilus harrisii chromosome 4, mSarHar1.11, whole genome shotgun sequence:
- the LOC100924150 gene encoding keratin-associated protein 4-1-like has protein sequence MVSSCCGSTCCGQSCGSSCCQPCCRPSCCISSCCQPCCRPSCGTSAAPGCCPPLFLLLPVPPSCGTSSCCQPCCRPAVVPCCCQPCCRPICCQTTCCRTTCCRPTCCGSCC, from the exons ATGGTCAGCTCCTGTTGTGGCTCTACCTGCTGTGGCCAAAGCTGTGGCTCTAGCTGTTGCCAGCCCTGCTGCCGCCCCAGCTGCTGTATTTCTAGCTGCTGCCAGCCATGCTGCCGCCCCAGCTGTGGTACCTCTGCTGCTCCGGGCTGCTGCCCCCCGCTCTTCCTACTGCTGCCTGTGCCGCCCAGCTGTGGTACCTCTAGCTGCTGCCAGCCTTGCTGCCGCCCCGCTGTGGTACCTTGCTGCTGCCAGCCCTGC TGCCGCCCCATCTGCTGCCAGACCACTTGCTGCAGAACCACCTGCTGCCGCCCAACCTGCTGTGGCTCTTGCTGCTGA